A window of the Hevea brasiliensis isolate MT/VB/25A 57/8 chromosome 6, ASM3005281v1, whole genome shotgun sequence genome harbors these coding sequences:
- the LOC110643356 gene encoding uncharacterized protein LOC110643356 isoform X1 gives MLRLNRFIKHTNNSTRASLLLRQKQQQEERFFDPLPSMRFFQMTSNRFLDIYQLGNKAAIEKERARLKDEMNRGYFADMAELKQHGGKIAMANKIIIPAMAAVKFPNLEVSFSDGKTLKLPFGSNRNVADAESSTIPKASLLCLSFRASSQAMIDSWTMPFIDTFHDAKYIHLYEVSFIDSWLLCRNPIKKFLLRIMRKSITDGNNELQKQIGYSFGDHYYFRKELKILNLLTGYIFLLDKFGRIRWQGFGLATKEELSSLLSCTSLLLEEK, from the exons ATGTTGAGACTAAATCGATTCATAAAACACACCAATAACTCAACCAGAGCTTCACTCCTCTTACGTCAAAAACAGCAACAAGAAGAGAGGTTCTTTGATCCTCTCCCTTCTATGCGTTTCTTCCAAATGACCTCCAATCGCTTCCTTGACATTTACCAG CTTGGAAACAAAGCAGCTATTGAGAAAGAGCGTGCAAGGCT TAAAGATGAGATGAATAGGggttattttgctgatatggcagAGCTCAAGCAACATGGTGGTAAG ATTGCAATggcaaataaaattataattcctgCAATGGCAGCCGTGAAGTTTCCAAACTTAGAAGTGAGCTTTTCTGATGGTAAAACTTTAAAGTTGCCTTTTGGGTCCAATAGAAATGTGGCTGATGCTGAGTCATCAACTATTCCTAAAGCATCTTTACTGTGTCTTTCATTTCGAGCCAGCTCTCAG GCCATGATTGACTCCTGGACCATGCCTTTCATCGATACATTTCACGATGCGAAATATATTCATCTGTATGAG GTGTCATTTATAGACTCATGGCTCCTATGTCGGAATCCAATCAAGAAGTTCCTGCTTCGGATAATGAGGAAATCCATTACTGACGGAAACAATGAACTTCAAAAGCAGATTGGTTATTCTTTTGGTGACCATTATTACTTTAGAAAAGAACTTAAAATACTGAACCTTCTTACTGG GTACATTTTCCTACTTGACAAATTTGGTAGAATAAGATGGCAAGGCTTTGGATTGGCTACAAAAGAGGAGTTGTCCTCCCTCCTTTCTTGCACATCATTACTTTTGGAAGAGAAATGA
- the LOC110643369 gene encoding uncharacterized protein LOC110643369, translated as MDTTVRCSLQLLLSVFLLSFTSHHHVSARLRKNIQTSISESAAASRDFVTFFYPQTLDHFNYKPESYTTFNQRYAINFKHWSGPNTSAPILVFFGAEENIDDDIRSIGFLTDNASQFKALLLYIEHRYYGKSVPFGSSKEALKNASSLGYFNSAQALADYAAVIMHVQKNYSAKSSPVIVIGGSYGGLLASWFRLKYPHIALGALASSAPILYFDDSVPLAGFYSIITKDFKETSESCYKTISESWAEIEKVASKPNGLSLLSQKFMTCNPLKKSSELKDYLDSLYTEAAQFDYPPTYRVSLVCGGVNGAPEGTDILGRIFAGVVAYLGERSCYDLNLFNDLTDETSLAWAWQTCSEIVIRIGHDRDSMFPAAPFNLDSYIKDCKSLFGVLPQPEWVTTYYGGHDLKLILRRFASNIIFSNGLRDPYSSGGVLENISDSIVAISTTNGSHCLDLHQEKPSDPRWLVMQRKTEVEIIQGWISKYHDDLQLKDPKYIV; from the exons ATGGACACTACTGTTAGATGCTCACTTCAATTATTGCTTTCAGTGTTCCTCCTAAGTTTTACATCTCATCATCATGTCTCTGCAAGGCTTAGAAAAAATATTCAAACCTCAATCTCTGAATCTGCTGCAGCTTCCAGAGATTTTGTGACATTTTTCTACCCCCAAACACTTGATCATTTCAACTATAAGCCTGAAAGCTATACCACTTTCAACCAAAGATATGCCATCAATTTCAAGCATTGGAGTGGTCCAAATACTAGTGCACCAATCCTTGTGTTCTTTGGTGCAGAGGAGAATATAGATGATGATATTCGCAGTATTGGCTTTCTTACTGATAATGCTTCTCAATTCAAGGCTCTCCTTCTTTATATCGAG CATCGTTATTATGGGAAATCAGTACCATTTGGATCAAGCAAGGAAGCGCTGAAAAATGCGAGTTCTCTTGGTTACTTCAACTCAGCTCAAGCTTTAGCTGATTATGCTGCTGTGATTATGCATGTCCAGAAAAATTATTCTGCAAAGAGTTCTCCtgtaattgtgattggaggatcCTATGGTGGAT TGTTAGCTTCATGGTTTCGGCTCAAGTATCCTCATATTGCTCTTGGTGCTTTGGCATCATCAGCTCCAATTCTCTACTTTGATGACAGCGTACCACTAGCTGGTTTCTATTCAATAATAACCAAGGACTTCAAA GAAACTAGTGAAAGTTGCTACAAAACAATAAGTGAATCATGGGCAGAAATTGAAAAAGTAGCTTCCAAGCCTAATGGCCTTTCACTTCTCAGCCAGAAATTCATGACTTGCAA TCCTCTGAAGAAAAGTTCTGAGCTGAAAGATTATTTAGACTCACTATACACTGAAGCGGCTCAATTTGATTATCCACCAACATATCGGGTCAGCCTCGTCTGTGGTGGTGTGAATGGAGCACCAGAAGGAACTGATATTCTTGGAAGAATATTTGCTGGTGTTGTTGCTTACTTGGGCGAAAGATCATGCTACGACTTAAATCTGTTCAATGATCTAACTGATGAAACTTCCCTCGCTTGGGCATGGcag ACATGTAGTGAAATAGTGATACGCATAGGCCACGATAGGGATAGTATGTTTCCAGCAGCACCTTTCAATCTAGACAGCTACATAAAGGATTGCAAGAGCTTGTTTGGTGTCCTACCTCAGCCTGAATGGGTTACAACTTATTATGGAGGCCAT GATTTAAAATTGATTCTCCGTAGGTTTGCCAGCAATATTATCTTCTCAAATGGGCTGAGAGATCCTTATAGCAGTGGAGG GGTGTTAGAGAACATATCAGATAGCATTGTTGCAATCTCCACGACTAATG GATCTCATTGCTTGGATTTACATCAGGAGAAGCCAAGTGATCCACGTTGGCTAGTGATGCAAAGAAAAACTGAAGTGGAGATAATCCAAGGCTGGATTTCCAAGTACCATGATGATCTTCAGCTCAAAGATCCAAAATATATTGTTTGA
- the LOC110643356 gene encoding uncharacterized protein LOC110643356 isoform X2 produces the protein MNRGYFADMAELKQHGGKIAMANKIIIPAMAAVKFPNLEVSFSDGKTLKLPFGSNRNVADAESSTIPKASLLCLSFRASSQAMIDSWTMPFIDTFHDAKYIHLYEVSFIDSWLLCRNPIKKFLLRIMRKSITDGNNELQKQIGYSFGDHYYFRKELKILNLLTGYIFLLDKFGRIRWQGFGLATKEELSSLLSCTSLLLEEK, from the exons ATGAATAGGggttattttgctgatatggcagAGCTCAAGCAACATGGTGGTAAG ATTGCAATggcaaataaaattataattcctgCAATGGCAGCCGTGAAGTTTCCAAACTTAGAAGTGAGCTTTTCTGATGGTAAAACTTTAAAGTTGCCTTTTGGGTCCAATAGAAATGTGGCTGATGCTGAGTCATCAACTATTCCTAAAGCATCTTTACTGTGTCTTTCATTTCGAGCCAGCTCTCAG GCCATGATTGACTCCTGGACCATGCCTTTCATCGATACATTTCACGATGCGAAATATATTCATCTGTATGAG GTGTCATTTATAGACTCATGGCTCCTATGTCGGAATCCAATCAAGAAGTTCCTGCTTCGGATAATGAGGAAATCCATTACTGACGGAAACAATGAACTTCAAAAGCAGATTGGTTATTCTTTTGGTGACCATTATTACTTTAGAAAAGAACTTAAAATACTGAACCTTCTTACTGG GTACATTTTCCTACTTGACAAATTTGGTAGAATAAGATGGCAAGGCTTTGGATTGGCTACAAAAGAGGAGTTGTCCTCCCTCCTTTCTTGCACATCATTACTTTTGGAAGAGAAATGA